The window CTCGCAAATCCCGTCTTTATAATTCTCGTAGTCCTTGATGAATCTTATTACTGAACATAATAATCTAACATTGTCAAAGTAGTAACTGAAAAACTATATCTCCGGCCGGGTGTTGCCGTAAACGCAACACTGCCGCGTTAAGTTGTAGACAACTCAAGTTTAGATGGAGGTGTCTACAATGGGACGCAATATTGATCGGCAACGTTTAGCGGCTGTGTTACAAACAATTAAGGAAAATGATGGGAGATTGCGGATGAACGACATTGCCAGGCGTTTGAATCTACATCCCCAGGCAGTGGCCCGCTTATTGCCCGCTGTGGGTGAAAAAACCGGCGAATTGCTTTATGAAGATGAGCGGGGCTTT is drawn from Anaerolineae bacterium and contains these coding sequences:
- a CDS encoding helix-turn-helix domain-containing protein, which encodes MGRNIDRQRLAAVLQTIKENDGRLRMNDIARRLNLHPQAVARLLPAVGEKTGELLYEDERGFLGIFKK